The following are from one region of the Biomphalaria glabrata chromosome 12, xgBioGlab47.1, whole genome shotgun sequence genome:
- the LOC129921926 gene encoding translation factor GUF1 homolog, mitochondrial-like, whose amino-acid sequence MKCDGDMKCDGDIKCVGDMKYDGDMKYNGDMKCDGDMKCDGDMKCDGDMKYNGNMKCDGDIKCDGDIKCVGDMKCDGGMKYNGDMKCDGDMKCDGGMKYNGDMKCNGDMKYNGDMKCDGDMKM is encoded by the coding sequence ATGAAATGTGATGGTGATATGAAATGTGATGGTGATATAAAATGTGTTGGTGATATGAAATATGATGGTGATATGAAATATAATGGCGATATGAAATGTGATGGTGATATGAAATGTGATGGTGATATGAAATGTGATGGTGATATGAAATATAATGGTAATATGAAATGTGATGGTGATATAAAATGTGATGGTGATATAAAATGTGTTGGCGATATGAAATGTGATGGTGGTATGAAATATAATGGCGATATGAAATGTGATGGTGATATGAAATGTGATGGTGGTATGAAATATAATGGCGATATGAAATGTAATGGTGATATGAAATATAATGGCGATATGAAATGTGATGGTGATATGAAAATGTAA